One Desulfobulbus oligotrophicus DNA segment encodes these proteins:
- the pgeF gene encoding peptidoglycan editing factor PgeF, whose protein sequence is MRYTLDPIPHYTSELLPVPHALFTRVGGVSSGLFASLNLSHHVGDAAEHVEANRELVRTTLTLDRLCAVHQVHGDQIAVIDEKYPENEEADGYDALITTAPGIGLLIQQADCQAVLLSCPKQQVVAAVHCGWRGSVLNIISKTVQRLSKQFAVHPKNLRAVISPSLGPCCAEFIHYRRELPAWMQAYQVRPHYFNFWAISCRQLEESGILPHHIDVIGLCTRCNHQFFSYRRASVLQNGMTGRNGSIIALPPIQGR, encoded by the coding sequence ATGCGTTATACCCTAGACCCGATTCCACACTACACCAGCGAGCTGCTGCCGGTTCCCCATGCTCTGTTCACTCGGGTGGGCGGTGTGAGCAGCGGACTGTTCGCCTCGTTAAACCTGAGCCACCATGTCGGTGATGCAGCTGAACACGTCGAGGCAAACCGTGAGCTGGTTCGGACAACACTTACCCTTGACCGACTCTGTGCCGTCCACCAGGTCCATGGTGATCAGATTGCCGTAATTGACGAGAAATATCCAGAAAACGAAGAGGCAGACGGATATGATGCGCTTATCACCACCGCACCCGGTATCGGCCTGCTCATCCAACAGGCAGACTGCCAGGCTGTGCTGCTGTCATGTCCAAAACAACAGGTGGTTGCAGCTGTCCATTGCGGCTGGCGTGGCAGTGTCCTCAACATCATCAGCAAGACTGTCCAGCGCTTAAGCAAACAGTTTGCTGTACACCCGAAGAATCTCAGGGCAGTCATCAGTCCGTCTCTTGGCCCATGCTGTGCCGAATTTATCCACTACCGCAGAGAGTTACCAGCCTGGATGCAGGCTTATCAGGTACGACCGCATTATTTTAATTTCTGGGCAATCAGCTGCCGACAGCTTGAAGAGAGTGGGATTTTGCCACACCACATCGATGTGATTGGGTTGTGCACTCGCTGCAACCATCAGTTTTTTTCCTACCGACGGGCAAGTGTACTGCAAAATGGTATGACCGGTAGAAACGGGAGCATTATCGCCCTGCCCCCGATACAGGGAAGATAA
- a CDS encoding DMT family transporter, producing MECERLHRWVPRMALLVAMVLWGSSFVALKYGFQEMHPLLIIFGRMAVASLCFLPFSRSFFRMGLRRHHLLPLVTMCLCEPCFYFLFESAALVHTTASQAAMITTMLPLMVAISAGFFLGERIAVRTVFGFTIAATGAMWLSISAKETAQAPNPMLGNFLEFMAMICAAGYTILMKRLSKELHPFFLTGIQAFVGALFFLPVLLIPSVQDTCLSFNGWIVILYLGTVVSVGAYGLYNFGISRIPAGQASAFVNLIPVFTIIISFLVLDERLTSWQWLASGLVMTGVFLSQSTVDMHRIKSKT from the coding sequence ATGGAATGTGAGAGATTGCACAGATGGGTGCCACGGATGGCCTTGCTGGTGGCCATGGTCTTATGGGGCAGCTCATTTGTAGCGTTGAAGTACGGTTTTCAGGAGATGCATCCTTTACTGATTATTTTTGGAAGGATGGCAGTCGCTTCACTTTGTTTCCTTCCTTTTAGCCGCTCGTTTTTTCGTATGGGGTTGCGAAGGCACCATCTTTTACCGCTTGTGACGATGTGCCTTTGCGAGCCATGTTTCTATTTTCTTTTTGAATCAGCGGCCCTGGTCCATACGACTGCCTCTCAGGCTGCCATGATTACGACCATGCTGCCGCTCATGGTTGCCATAAGCGCTGGTTTTTTCCTTGGCGAACGTATTGCTGTCCGGACTGTTTTTGGTTTTACCATCGCGGCTACCGGTGCAATGTGGCTCAGTATTTCTGCCAAGGAAACTGCTCAGGCCCCAAATCCCATGTTGGGGAATTTCCTTGAGTTTATGGCTATGATCTGTGCAGCAGGCTATACTATTCTAATGAAACGATTAAGTAAAGAACTCCATCCTTTTTTTCTCACCGGAATACAGGCTTTTGTTGGCGCGTTATTTTTTCTGCCTGTCTTGCTGATACCCTCTGTTCAGGACACGTGCCTGTCGTTCAACGGATGGATCGTTATCTTGTATCTGGGAACGGTGGTGAGTGTGGGGGCATACGGTCTGTATAATTTTGGCATCAGTCGCATCCCAGCCGGTCAGGCTTCAGCCTTTGTGAACCTGATACCGGTTTTTACGATAATAATTAGTTTTCTGGTGCTGGATGAACGTTTGACTTCATGGCAGTGGCTGGCCAGCGGCCTTGTCATGACCGGCGTGTTTTTAAGCCAGAGCACTGTTGATATGCACCGAATAAAAAGTAAAACATGA
- the holA gene encoding DNA polymerase III subunit delta: MPLYTHDKLSELLQQAAKQPSEVYLFFGERYLCLRTANQLAEVLLQKHGGTIHPIDGDREDSTTTCARLRSFSLLPGRQIYRVTDTRLFLSKNIAKSIWERFCKAHADDKPDQAQRALKALLKSGGLDPVHHESDLASLSATEWKKCFGFLHPGKDVQYINDYLDTLTDENSAPVPDSSQSGEILATTLKAGIPDSNFLILIAEEVDKRTKLFKMLKDEQTVIDITAKADSRIKAEKTQLEILHHLLRQTLAEDNKIMAPSLTDVLLERVGFHPVALVMELRKVMAYTGDRREITRDDLDLLVGRTRQEALFELTNALSGKNLPLLLTIATRLQENNIHPLAIVATLRNHTRSLLLSKALAEQPAIGFLPSMNAQTFQHVCLSRLKEKEFFKKEFGSRHPYASYMQFKTAYNFSTHVLITWLQLLLKAEMKLKGSPVAADTILHSLLTSMHAAYTG, translated from the coding sequence GTGCCGCTTTATACCCACGATAAACTTTCAGAGTTGCTTCAGCAGGCAGCAAAACAGCCTTCAGAGGTGTATCTATTTTTCGGCGAACGCTACCTTTGCCTGCGAACAGCCAATCAGTTAGCTGAAGTGCTGTTGCAAAAACACGGCGGTACGATTCATCCCATCGACGGTGACCGGGAAGACAGCACCACTACCTGCGCCAGGCTGCGCAGCTTCAGTCTCCTTCCCGGTCGTCAGATTTATCGCGTGACCGACACACGTCTCTTTCTTTCAAAAAACATTGCCAAGTCAATATGGGAGCGATTTTGCAAAGCTCATGCCGATGACAAACCGGACCAGGCCCAACGGGCGCTCAAAGCCCTTCTGAAAAGTGGTGGTCTGGACCCAGTACACCACGAAAGTGATCTGGCATCGTTATCGGCAACAGAGTGGAAAAAGTGTTTCGGCTTTTTGCATCCCGGCAAGGACGTACAGTATATCAACGACTACCTGGACACTCTGACTGACGAGAATTCCGCACCTGTTCCCGATTCTTCCCAATCCGGTGAGATCTTGGCGACCACGCTGAAAGCCGGCATACCGGACAGCAACTTTCTTATTTTGATCGCCGAAGAGGTTGATAAACGCACGAAACTGTTCAAAATGCTTAAAGATGAACAGACTGTTATAGACATAACCGCCAAAGCCGATTCAAGAATCAAAGCCGAAAAAACACAACTGGAGATCCTTCACCATCTCCTTCGCCAGACTCTGGCTGAAGACAACAAGATCATGGCTCCCTCTTTGACCGACGTACTCCTGGAGCGGGTGGGGTTCCATCCCGTGGCACTGGTCATGGAGCTCCGTAAGGTAATGGCCTATACAGGTGATCGCCGGGAGATAACCCGTGATGATCTTGATCTCCTTGTTGGTCGAACCCGTCAAGAAGCACTTTTTGAGCTGACCAATGCCCTGTCCGGTAAAAACCTGCCGCTCCTCTTAACCATAGCGACCAGGCTTCAGGAAAATAATATCCATCCGCTGGCGATTGTAGCAACACTCCGCAACCATACCCGCAGTCTTCTTCTCAGCAAAGCATTGGCAGAGCAACCTGCAATCGGTTTTCTGCCCTCCATGAATGCTCAGACATTCCAACATGTCTGTCTGTCCCGCCTCAAAGAAAAAGAATTCTTCAAAAAAGAATTTGGCAGCCGCCACCCTTACGCCTCATACATGCAATTCAAAACAGCCTATAACTTCAGCACACACGTTCTTATCACCTGGTTGCAGTTACTGCTGAAAGCAGAAATGAAACTCAAAGGATCCCCTGTAGCTGCAGATACGATTCTCCACAGCCTCCTTACCTCCATGCACGCGGCATACACCGGGTAA
- the clpA gene encoding ATP-dependent Clp protease ATP-binding subunit ClpA has protein sequence MLSKELEIALIKAIKEAKNHRHEYVTVEHMLYGLLHDDLARHIIDKCGGNNETLKERLERFFESGMPVMKTAEGEPAQTVAFNRVLQRAVNHVQSCGKKQVDTGDVLVSIFTEPDSHAVYFLGSEGVGRLEVVEYISHSLPEYLQSEPLRQAPGQHPSKKKQENATGDALEEFTVNFAKRAAEGGIDPLIGRDHELYRMMQVLCRRKKNNPLLVGEPGVGKTAMAEGLALRIHEDSVARQDPQPDPKKLVPDLLQDAEIYMLDLGTLVAGTKYRGDFEKRLKEVVAAIEKNKKAILFIDEMHTIIGAGATSGGSMDASNLLKPALQAGTIRCIGSTTYEEYKNHIEKDRALSRRFQKIDIEEPSVADTGRILRGLQSRYEEHHQIRYARTAIDAAAELANRYINDRFLPDKAIDVMDEVGAYFRLNGKTGRTVGVRDVEQIVSKIARVPVSSKVSNDTTQLLNLDNKLKAVIFGQNEAIEAIVKAVKRSRAGLGNPQSPTGSFLFAGPTGVGKTEVARQLAISLGVHFERFDMSEYMEKHAVSRLIGAPPGYIGFDQGGLLTDAIRKHPYTVLLLDEIEKAHPDVFSILLQVMDHSTLTDNAGRRADFRNVIVIMTTNAGAREMSERTIGFIGDSAGKEQKVLKNLFSPEFRNRLDGIITFSALEPETVEKVVDKMVLELQQQLASKKVTITLSPAARSWLAQTGYEPAFGARPLRRLIMKEIGDVLTEEILFGKLTKGGKVKVNRKNNKTTFSYL, from the coding sequence ATGCTGAGTAAAGAATTAGAGATCGCTCTAATCAAGGCCATAAAAGAGGCAAAAAATCATCGCCACGAGTATGTCACCGTGGAGCATATGCTGTACGGACTGCTCCATGATGACCTTGCCCGCCATATCATTGATAAGTGTGGTGGAAATAACGAAACACTGAAAGAACGGCTTGAACGTTTTTTTGAAAGCGGTATGCCGGTCATGAAAACCGCTGAAGGTGAACCCGCACAAACCGTTGCCTTCAACCGGGTTTTGCAGCGTGCAGTCAACCATGTGCAAAGTTGCGGCAAAAAACAGGTTGATACCGGCGATGTTCTGGTCTCAATCTTCACTGAACCGGATTCCCATGCCGTCTATTTCCTGGGAAGCGAGGGGGTCGGACGACTGGAGGTGGTGGAGTATATTTCCCACAGCCTCCCGGAATACCTGCAGAGTGAACCCCTGCGACAGGCTCCCGGACAACATCCTTCAAAAAAGAAGCAGGAAAATGCAACCGGTGATGCGTTAGAAGAGTTCACCGTCAACTTTGCCAAACGCGCGGCTGAAGGTGGCATTGATCCATTAATAGGTCGGGATCATGAGCTCTACCGAATGATGCAGGTTCTCTGTCGACGAAAAAAGAACAATCCTCTGCTGGTCGGCGAACCTGGAGTCGGGAAGACGGCCATGGCTGAAGGACTGGCTTTGAGAATTCACGAAGACAGTGTCGCCCGTCAAGATCCTCAACCTGACCCTAAAAAGCTCGTTCCGGATCTCTTACAGGATGCAGAAATATACATGCTTGATCTTGGTACCCTGGTTGCCGGGACAAAGTATCGGGGTGATTTCGAAAAACGTTTAAAAGAAGTCGTGGCCGCCATCGAAAAAAATAAAAAAGCCATTCTTTTTATTGATGAGATGCATACCATCATCGGTGCCGGGGCGACCAGTGGTGGATCCATGGATGCTTCCAACCTGCTCAAGCCTGCTTTGCAGGCGGGCACCATCCGCTGCATAGGATCAACCACCTATGAGGAATATAAAAATCATATCGAAAAAGACCGTGCGCTTTCCCGGCGTTTTCAAAAGATAGATATTGAAGAGCCGTCGGTGGCTGATACCGGCAGAATCCTGCGCGGGTTACAATCCCGCTACGAGGAACATCACCAGATCCGTTATGCACGGACCGCGATTGATGCGGCGGCTGAACTGGCGAACCGTTACATTAACGATCGTTTTCTTCCGGATAAGGCCATTGATGTCATGGACGAGGTCGGTGCCTATTTTCGTCTCAACGGTAAAACCGGACGGACGGTCGGCGTGCGCGATGTGGAACAGATTGTGTCAAAAATTGCCCGAGTACCGGTAAGCAGCAAAGTAAGCAATGACACGACCCAGCTCCTCAACCTTGACAATAAACTCAAGGCAGTCATCTTCGGTCAAAACGAGGCAATTGAAGCAATTGTCAAGGCAGTGAAGCGATCACGCGCTGGTCTGGGTAATCCCCAATCGCCCACAGGCTCGTTTCTCTTTGCCGGCCCCACCGGTGTTGGGAAGACAGAGGTAGCCAGACAGTTAGCCATCTCGTTAGGTGTTCACTTCGAACGATTTGACATGAGTGAATACATGGAGAAACACGCAGTGTCTCGACTGATCGGCGCCCCACCCGGTTATATCGGTTTTGACCAGGGGGGCCTGCTTACCGACGCCATACGTAAACATCCGTACACTGTCCTGTTACTTGATGAGATCGAAAAGGCTCATCCCGACGTCTTTTCCATTCTTCTGCAGGTAATGGATCACTCCACTCTTACGGATAATGCCGGCCGCCGGGCAGATTTCCGTAATGTCATTGTAATTATGACCACCAATGCCGGTGCACGGGAAATGAGCGAACGAACTATTGGGTTCATCGGTGATTCTGCGGGAAAGGAACAAAAGGTTTTGAAAAATCTGTTTTCACCGGAATTTCGCAATCGACTGGATGGTATCATCACCTTCTCGGCCCTGGAACCGGAAACCGTGGAAAAGGTGGTCGACAAGATGGTGCTCGAACTGCAACAGCAGCTGGCAAGCAAGAAGGTCACCATCACCTTAAGCCCGGCAGCACGTTCCTGGCTGGCACAAACAGGATACGAGCCGGCTTTTGGAGCCCGACCTCTACGGCGCCTGATTATGAAAGAGATCGGTGATGTGCTCACCGAAGAAATTCTGTTTGGCAAATTAACCAAAGGCGGCAAGGTCAAGGTCAATCGTAAAAACAACAAGACAACCTTCTCCTACCTCTAA
- a CDS encoding DUF2905 domain-containing protein — MNKTLILLGLLFIVAGLFWPWLRTVPFGRLPGDIVIVRDGIRLFFPLATCLVVSVILTVFFWLFRK, encoded by the coding sequence ATGAACAAGACATTGATTCTTCTTGGTTTATTGTTCATTGTTGCCGGGCTGTTCTGGCCCTGGTTACGAACTGTGCCCTTTGGACGTTTGCCCGGTGATATTGTCATTGTTCGAGACGGCATCCGTTTATTTTTTCCGCTTGCCACCTGTCTGGTCGTCAGTGTGATCTTGACAGTTTTTTTCTGGCTGTTTCGCAAATAA
- a CDS encoding malate dehydrogenase, whose amino-acid sequence MKAPVRVAVTGAAGQISYSLIFRIASGTMLGPDQPVILQLLEIPPAMGALQGVLMELNDCAFPLVAGVIATDDPNVAFKDADFALLVGSRPRGPGMERSDLLNANGAIFTVQGKALSDNANPNVRVLVVGNPANTNALICLKNAPKLNPRNVTAMMRLDHNRAMSQIAEKTGTHSTKVEKVVVWGNHSSTQYPDISYATADGKAVKGLVDDEWNKNDFIPTVQQRGAAIIKARGASSAASAASAAVDHMRNWALGSNGQWVSMGVYSKGNPYAVDEDLIFAFPITCENGEWKIVEGLEISDFSREMIKKTEAELQGERAAVSDHIS is encoded by the coding sequence ATGAAAGCACCAGTACGTGTAGCAGTAACCGGAGCCGCCGGCCAGATCAGCTATTCTCTCATCTTCCGTATTGCCAGCGGTACCATGCTTGGTCCGGATCAGCCTGTCATCCTGCAGCTTCTGGAAATTCCACCGGCAATGGGCGCTCTGCAGGGTGTATTGATGGAGCTCAATGACTGTGCGTTCCCGCTGGTTGCAGGCGTTATCGCCACCGACGATCCCAATGTTGCTTTCAAAGATGCAGACTTTGCCCTCTTGGTCGGTTCCCGACCACGCGGTCCAGGCATGGAGCGCTCCGATCTGCTCAACGCCAACGGCGCGATCTTCACTGTCCAGGGCAAGGCTCTGAGCGACAATGCTAATCCCAACGTTCGCGTCCTGGTCGTCGGCAACCCGGCAAACACCAACGCTCTGATCTGCTTGAAAAATGCCCCTAAACTCAATCCACGCAACGTTACCGCTATGATGCGTTTGGATCACAACCGGGCCATGTCGCAGATCGCCGAAAAAACCGGCACCCACTCCACCAAAGTTGAGAAAGTGGTTGTTTGGGGTAACCATTCTTCAACCCAGTATCCGGATATCAGCTATGCCACCGCTGATGGCAAAGCAGTCAAAGGACTGGTGGACGACGAATGGAACAAGAACGATTTCATTCCAACGGTACAGCAACGCGGCGCTGCTATCATCAAGGCCCGGGGTGCATCATCCGCAGCATCCGCTGCATCCGCTGCTGTCGATCACATGCGAAACTGGGCGCTTGGCAGCAACGGTCAGTGGGTCAGCATGGGTGTGTACAGCAAGGGCAACCCCTATGCTGTTGATGAAGATCTGATCTTCGCCTTTCCAATCACCTGTGAAAACGGCGAATGGAAAATTGTTGAAGGTCTTGAAATCAGCGACTTCAGCCGTGAGATGATCAAGAAAACTGAGGCAGAGCTCCAGGGTGAGCGTGCTGCTGTCAGTGACCACATCAGCTGA
- a CDS encoding LysM peptidoglycan-binding domain-containing protein, whose product MQTEPSPSIQELIDAGRIVEAGTLLAVTESSLSVAEQNAYRLEIEQRQHKAETFITQAESLEQAGKNEEAKTVYMSVLNEVCDFPGLHEHIKRVDDAIALSRAIQRRNKRIRATAAQTTTQEKSNNPSRRFIITGAVLLTAVATLTLFITVRQDPVSPPPIAKESSLDTTITAHQQTSTAPAVNAKTDSYAPAAEISNQIRPAPPSTPTTDRQSVTTQAEAPRPAKKKETTNNTLSSVTPSTEDRQEETTVQKNGQPQDNSAPLPAVYYTVQPGDCLSLIAERVLCRQSAWEAVYRLNKDQITDPERLRTGMRLRLTGLESQCPPGNQ is encoded by the coding sequence TTGCAGACCGAGCCCTCACCTTCCATTCAGGAGTTGATTGATGCCGGCCGAATAGTTGAAGCCGGCACACTCCTTGCCGTCACTGAATCCTCCCTTTCTGTTGCCGAACAAAATGCCTATCGACTGGAAATTGAACAGCGGCAGCACAAAGCCGAGACATTTATTACTCAGGCTGAAAGCCTTGAGCAAGCCGGTAAAAACGAAGAAGCTAAAACAGTGTATATGTCAGTTCTCAATGAGGTTTGCGACTTTCCGGGCCTTCACGAACATATTAAACGTGTGGACGATGCCATTGCCTTATCGCGTGCGATCCAACGAAGAAATAAACGTATCCGTGCAACAGCTGCCCAGACAACAACCCAGGAGAAAAGCAACAACCCAAGCCGACGTTTTATCATAACCGGCGCAGTGCTGTTGACCGCTGTGGCAACACTCACCCTCTTTATAACAGTGCGGCAGGACCCCGTATCCCCTCCACCAATCGCGAAAGAATCTTCTCTGGATACAACAATTACTGCGCACCAACAAACGTCGACAGCACCTGCTGTGAACGCGAAAACCGACTCTTATGCACCAGCAGCTGAAATTTCAAACCAGATCAGGCCTGCACCCCCATCGACACCAACCACCGACAGACAATCCGTCACAACACAGGCAGAGGCACCCCGGCCGGCAAAAAAAAAGGAAACCACAAACAACACCCTGTCGAGTGTGACGCCCTCAACAGAGGACAGGCAGGAAGAAACAACTGTTCAGAAAAACGGACAGCCACAGGATAATTCTGCTCCTCTTCCTGCTGTTTACTACACTGTACAGCCAGGTGACTGTCTTAGCCTGATTGCAGAACGCGTGCTCTGTCGGCAATCCGCCTGGGAGGCGGTCTATCGGCTCAATAAAGACCAAATCACTGACCCTGAAAGATTACGGACAGGGATGCGGTTACGACTGACCGGGCTGGAGAGCCAATGTCCTCCGGGCAACCAGTAA
- the clpS gene encoding ATP-dependent Clp protease adapter ClpS, whose amino-acid sequence MAKEDTLIQDKPDITEKTSLQEPPYYRVVLHNDDYTTMDFVVMILQSVFHKNIEEATQIMLNVHHQGRGIAGVYTREIGETKVALVHRIAKRNEYPLRCSLEPDS is encoded by the coding sequence ATGGCAAAAGAAGATACTCTCATTCAGGATAAACCTGACATAACAGAAAAAACCTCCCTGCAGGAGCCACCGTATTATCGAGTTGTATTGCACAATGATGATTACACAACCATGGACTTTGTCGTCATGATTCTGCAGTCTGTTTTTCATAAAAACATCGAAGAAGCTACCCAAATCATGCTCAATGTGCATCATCAAGGAAGAGGTATAGCAGGAGTCTACACACGGGAAATAGGAGAAACCAAGGTGGCGCTGGTGCACCGCATTGCAAAAAGAAACGAATACCCACTGAGATGTTCACTGGAACCAGACAGTTAA
- a CDS encoding NUDIX hydrolase: MEPVLTKEAAVAAIIARTPSPEVLFLKRRANPRDPWSGHYAFPGGRHDEDDPSLLATCLRETYEECGIYLSTDSLVKTYPARPAGNYLNRPVPVTTFLFEISIQPVITLQKAEISCHEWLDLEYLRDTDNIIRRPMSPRCPEVLFPCIPATEGFIWGFTYETLMMIIADHYSDLVVENLTAEE, translated from the coding sequence ATGGAACCTGTTTTGACAAAAGAGGCCGCTGTTGCCGCCATCATTGCACGCACCCCCAGCCCAGAGGTGCTTTTCCTGAAACGCAGAGCAAACCCACGAGACCCCTGGTCAGGACACTACGCTTTTCCCGGCGGCAGACACGATGAAGACGACCCGTCACTGCTGGCGACCTGCCTCCGTGAAACCTATGAGGAGTGCGGCATCTATCTTTCAACAGACAGCCTTGTCAAGACATATCCGGCCCGACCTGCCGGCAACTATCTCAACCGACCGGTTCCGGTCACAACGTTCCTCTTTGAGATATCAATACAGCCGGTCATAACATTACAAAAAGCGGAAATCAGTTGTCACGAATGGCTGGACCTTGAATATCTCCGTGACACGGACAATATCATACGCCGTCCCATGAGTCCACGTTGTCCGGAGGTTCTGTTTCCCTGTATTCCGGCAACCGAAGGCTTTATCTGGGGTTTTACCTACGAGACTCTCATGATGATTATCGCCGATCATTACAGTGATCTTGTGGTGGAAAATTTAACAGCAGAAGAGTGA